In one Bombyx mori chromosome 4, ASM3026992v2 genomic region, the following are encoded:
- the CPR57 gene encoding cuticular protein RR-1 motif 57 precursor has translation MFQYIAIACLLGVAAAAPSATPTAAAYVAAVDSVSVPHYGFNYAVNDPHTGDNKAQTESRDGDVVKGSYSLTEPDGTIRVVDYTADSVTGFNANVKRLGPAAHPQTLITKQAIVAPVVTHAVASVAHVPTSLISVGIGHGHGGHHYAGLGHIGHGHGGHDYAGLGHIGHYGIGHVGHADLAHIGHGHIGHLGLGHVDLGYAGIGHHAHVGLDHIGHIGLGHGGLDHIGHIGLSHGGLDHISHIGLSHAGLDHIGHGLSLKH, from the exons ATGTTCCAATACATTGCG ATAGCGTGTTTACTCGGAGTTGCAGCGGCGGCACCATCGGCGACTCCAACAGCAGCAGCTTATGTGGCGGCAGTCGACAGCGTT TCGGTACCGCACTACGGTTTCAACTACGCTGTCAACGACCCCCACACCGGCGACAACAAGGCACAGACAGAGTCTCGCGACGGAGACGTTGTGAAAGGCTCATATTCGCTCACGGAGCCTGACGGCACCATCAGAGTAGTGGACTACACTGCAGACTCCGTTACTGGATTCAACGCTAACGTGAAACGGCTCGGGCCGGCTGCACACCCGCAGACGCTTATAACGAAACAGGCGATCGTCGCGCCGGTTGTAACTCACGCTGTCGCTTCTGTGGCACACGTCCCAACTAGTCTCATATCTGTGGGAATAGGCCACGGACACGGCGGCCACCATTACGCAGGTCTAGGTCATATTGGCCACGGACACGGCGGCCACGATTACGCAGGTCTAGGTCACATTGGCCACTATGGGATAGGCCATGTTGGACACGCAGATCTTGCTCATATCGGTCATGGACATATCGGCCACCTCGGCTTAGGGCATGTAGAcctcggttacgctggaatcGGTCATCACGCCCACGTAGGTCTCGACCACATTGGCCACATTGGTCTCGGTCATGGAGGTCTCGACCACATTGGCCACATTGGCCTTAGTCATGGAGGTCTCGACCACATTAGCCACATTGGCCTCAGTCATGCAGGTCTTGACCACATCGGTCATGGTCTCAGTTTGAAGCATTAg